A region of the Vibrio tubiashii genome:
CAGCCACTTGAACATCTTGATGTAGATTTTGACGACCAGTGACAACAACACGCTCTCCAGCATTTAATCCAGACACGATCACAACGTAGCCGTCATTGGTGTTTTGCCCTAGCTCAACTGAACGCTTGGTTGCTTTGTTGTCTTCAATAACCCAAACAAATCGCTGATCACCTGACGTATCTACTGCAGTTTGAGAGACCACCACATCATCTGACGCCTCTCCGACACTTTGCGATACCTTAGCGAACATTCCTGGTACCAGTTTGTTATCACTGTTATCTAAGTGAGCATGGACCTCGACTCGACCTGAGTTCTCATCAACTAAAGGCGCAATATAGTCGACCGTACCGGTAAACTCTGTTTCACCATAAGCATCCACTTTTACCGACACTTGCTGACCAAGTTGAGCTTTGCCGACCTCTGCCTGAGAAATTGAGTAGTGCACTTCTACCGGATCAAGCTTGATAAGGCTAACCAAAGCTGTCGCAGCTTCAACGCGGCTTCCTACTGAATGGGTAAAGTTAGTGAGTTGCCCGTCAAAGGGTGCAACAAGTTGGTAGTTTTGTAGGTCAGTTTTCTTTTGACTGAAATCCGCTTTTGCCAAACTTGCTTGCTGCTTTAGCTCTTCAACATCTTGAGCTGACATTGAGTCTGGTTGTTTCTTTAATAAAGCTAAAACACGAGCAAGTTTTGATTCAGCGAGCGCCAACGAGCTTTCTGCTTTGTCTAATTCAGCTTTCGCTTGCGAGTCATCAAGTTGAGCAATGAGCTCCCCTTTCTTAACCACATCGCCGTCATTGAAGTTGAGTTGCTTTAATTTTTCGCCAGCACTAAATGTTAATGCTGCGGAGTCTGTCGCTTTCAGCTTACCGACTTCTTCAATACTAGAAGCGGTCATTTGTTGCTTCGCGATCTCGATGGTAACAGGGACACTTTCCATAGTCTCTGCAAAAGCAGTTGAACCGATAATAGTGGTGCCAATACAGAAAATAGACAGGGATAAAGTCTTAGTATTTTTCATAGTGCGACTCTGATTGATGGAAGTTGTCGCTTGTTATACCTAAGATTTTTCTGACAAAGTTATCGTTTTGTCAGCCAGAGAATGATTAATCCTTAACGAACCTTAAGAAAAATCAAACCTTTGATTT
Encoded here:
- a CDS encoding efflux RND transporter periplasmic adaptor subunit, whose translation is MKNTKTLSLSIFCIGTTIIGSTAFAETMESVPVTIEIAKQQMTASSIEEVGKLKATDSAALTFSAGEKLKQLNFNDGDVVKKGELIAQLDDSQAKAELDKAESSLALAESKLARVLALLKKQPDSMSAQDVEELKQQASLAKADFSQKKTDLQNYQLVAPFDGQLTNFTHSVGSRVEAATALVSLIKLDPVEVHYSISQAEVGKAQLGQQVSVKVDAYGETEFTGTVDYIAPLVDENSGRVEVHAHLDNSDNKLVPGMFAKVSQSVGEASDDVVVSQTAVDTSGDQRFVWVIEDNKATKRSVELGQNTNDGYVVIVSGLNAGERVVVTGRQNLHQDVQVAVQQTKSPVTLPARTLPAQPEKKEQQVKPVAETPNKEASKIAEPKADKSTEVTNEAA